From the Limanda limanda chromosome 2, fLimLim1.1, whole genome shotgun sequence genome, one window contains:
- the LOC132996660 gene encoding kallikrein 1-related peptidase b21-like, whose product MARLTTLLFALWLGVTVSTVVDLEKRVIGGHDCGPNEHLYHVMLYSINGTHDALCGGSLISPRWILTAAHCYNPGWNVTAYIGVNPIPNQNLRSVEITGQHEIFTDVTGQQHDLMLLKLPNPELNIDPVQLPNCTNPPNM is encoded by the exons ATGGCTCGTCTCACAACTCTTCTCTTTGCCCTGTGGCTTG GTGTGACAGTGAGCACAGTGGTTGATCTGGAGAAGAGAGTCATCGGAGGTCATGATTGTGGACCAAATGAGCATCTGTACCATGTCATGCTGTATTCCATTAATGGAACACACGACGCCTTATGTGGTGGCTCTCTGATCAGTCCCCGGTGGATTCTGACTGCAGCTCACTGCTACAATCCTGGATG GAATGTCACCGCATATATAGGAGTGAATCCTATACCTAATCAAAATCTTCGAAGTGTGGAAATCACAGGTCAACATGAGATCTTCACAGACGTGACCGGCCAGCAACACGACCTCATGTTACTGAAGCTGCCTAATCCAGAGCTAAATATCGATCCTGTACAACTTCCCAACTGTACAAATCCTCCCAACATGTGA
- the LOC132996669 gene encoding kallikrein-8-like, with translation MARLTTLLFAMWLDTVIRCCSLSHSGVTVSTVVDLEKRILGGRECGPNERQYRVKLKTGGGVCGGSLISRQWILTAAHCSNPKGTYTAYIGGYPGPHKEVGITAPHVIFKDDVGKEHDLMLLKLPEAVDIKPVQRPDCQHPPKRVTLVEEWCTRT, from the exons ATGGCTCGTCTCACAACTCTTCTCTTTGCCATGTGGCTTG ATACTGTGATAAGGTGTTGTTCTCTGTCTCATTCAGGTGTGACAGTGAGCACAGTGGTTGATCTGGAGAAGAGAATCCTAGGAGGTCGTGAGTGTGGACCAAATGAGCGTCAGTACCGTGTCAAGCTGAAGACCGGTGGCGGTGTTTGTGGCGGCTCTCTGATCAGTCGCCAGTGGATTCTGACTGCAGCTCACTGCTCTAATCCAAAAGG GACGTACACCGCATATATAGGCGGCTATCCTGGTCCTCATAAAGAAGTGGGAATCACAGCTCCACATGTGATCTTCAAAGACGACGTCGGCAAGGAGCACGACCTCATGTTATTGAAGCTGCCTGAAGCAGTTGATATCAAACCTGTACAACGTCCCGACTGTCAACATCCTCCCAAGAG GGTGACTCTGGTGGAGGAGTGGTGTACCAGGACATGA